The sequence CACATTCTATTTTTGTATAAGAAAACTGTTTTGATTCTTGGTGACCTCACTGCAGTCAAAGCTTTTGAATCCTAACTCTTTATCATTAATTTAAGCCTTTCCATAATAAGTTTGAGTAATGATGCAcacctatcatagccagcatatTTCTGGGTGCACTGTCCCTTTGGTATATTGCTTGTGGTGGAGTATTGCTGGATGTTCATGTTGACTTTCTGTTTCTTGAAGTCAtggtattacatatatttttgttttgtcatgGCACAGTTTTGACTAAGGAGGCGCATGCTGGTTCATGTATGATCGTCCTCAACACGTGAAGTTTATATACATACTGAACAGCAAAAATGGCTTACTGATAGGAATTAAAGGGTGTTCAGTTATTTGTTTAACATTTGTGCTGCAATTGtaaatacacatacaattgatcAAGCAAAACTTTAGTTAGAAATGGAGCGATGCTATGTGGAGTAATGAACAAACAATTTTCCTTTATGTATTTCAGCTGCCTCATCTCATAAATGGAAATTTCCCAACAGACCCAGACAGGATTTCTATTTTTGGGCACTCCATGGGGGGTCATGGTGCTTTAATTTGTGCATTAAAGAACCCTGGGAAATACAAGGTAACATTTGTTGGAAACCGGTGTTTTTTATTGtaagtattttattaaaaactataCCATGGTCAAGATATTGAGCAGGTTGACCAATAAAGGacaaatattaaaaccactgacagtaGCTATGAGAGAGAACACTGCTTACAATTTTCACCACTAATTAAGGCCACTAATTGCACCATATATGGGCCCAATCAGTGGCTGCTCTGAATTGATAATATGTTGCTCAGTTTGGATGGTAAATTTGGTTGGATGATGACAACTTTTGGCTATGTGTATATGCAGTAATCTTTCAACCACGCCCAACGCATCCAGTTTTTCGTCCAGATCAATGAACAACCAGAATGATTTTAATGGCTATTACAAGTGAATCTCCCATTTgacaagaaaaataaagcaagttgTAACCAACAACGGTCAATGAACAGCCCTTCCACTATCTTGGCATTAATACTGTGATTTTTTTAGACTCGTCTAGGATATGACTTATATACTTTATACTGTATAGCTGTTAAGTGTGATCAACATTTATTAATCCTTCAATTTATATCACAGTTATAATAAGGCATTTTTCGACAAAAGTCAAAGTTAGCAGGTTTAATTATATTTTCTGGAAGTGATTTACAGTAATATTCCCTTAGAGTTGCTTTTAGGGAGAGGCCCTTGGCATTACTATCTCAGCTGCAAACAAGTCTTGTGGATCTTTTGTTTCAATATACTGATCGTTTCAGGTGAAAGCCTGAGCTGGTGAAACTGATGCATCAGTATATAATACCCATTTCTCATTTTAAGAGGCAAGAATAGATGCCACTTAGGTGAACTTTTAATAGTTATTTTTGTGTTTCACTGCACTTTGGTTATGGTTGAAGATTTAGGTcctttttgtatatataaaaaaaaagactgcaCTCATGAAATGCAAAAAGAATTgaggatatttatatatttgtattgttataCATTTTCACTTGTACCTATGTTTGTCTGCCTTGTGATTACATCTTTTGTAGATCAGAACATTGAAagtacctattattattattattattatcgtacatttgtaaggcaccacagtgctccgcagcgccgtacagtagggaagacaaggacatacataaaataggacatgcgtaaaacaagaacagacaaggcggACAAAATGAATAGagacatgaatacaaagggtatggcggaccctgctcattaaggagctcacattctaaagggaagagggcacagctgaaacaagaggagcgagtgtggctcagagtggagattgggatagttgtaagggtgcattagtgtgaatagtgttatcgaggataaagtcacctcaaaaaaaagagatgggttttcaaagagcatctaaagatttgaaggctgttggaaagtctgattgagcgtggtagagaattccataagtggggagcagcacaggagaagtcttgtaggcgggagtgagaggtggttatcagagacgagacaaggcgcaggtcagaggtagatctaagagggtgggagggagagtattttgatatgagatttgagatgtatgcaggggtagtgttattgagggctttgtaggtaagggtgagtaatttgaatttgattctggaggacacagggagccagtgtaggcatttgcaaagtagtgcagcagatgtggtgcagtgagagaggaagatcagtcttgcagcagcatttaggaggAATTATTTGATTATTATATTTACCTATAAATATTGCTGTGTCCAGAGCCAACATTTAATTTCAAATACCTTGAGTTCAGCCTATAATGGATTGCTCTTTTTTAGGGCTAATTTTATTTTGGCtgaatttttcttttaatttaaatcataccactccagagatcatttcctAAAACCGTTTTTAACCCTTTATTGAACTGAAATTGGTGTGTTGCTTGCTTACATTTTGTCCTCCTTGAGAGTTTTATGTGTGCTGTTTTGGTAGAAAATTGGTTAAACAGTGACAGTAAGTGTCCCAGCTCTGACATTTATCTTGTTGTTTAAGAACATCTTGGTTATCTCTGCCCACAAGTATTTATGAAGAGCCTAATCCTACAATTAAGCCATCTACAGTATCTTGATGTCTGAAAGGATGACTCAGTCTTTGGATTTAAGTCTCCTGCTGATCCCGTAGCATCCTCTAAAGTGtgttttgtatttcagtaattaaGAAGGGATAATGGTACAAAAAGATATTATTAATAGATTGTGATGCACCTAGATAAACACTGGATGATACAAATTGTTCAGTGTGGTTTTAATGCACAATATAAACGTAAGTAAACTAATAGGGTATcatcattcatattttttttttatttttattgaaattaatatttttattatttatataaacaagttTTACAAATATATGACATTAAACAAGGAATTGTAAACAATAAGTAGTACAATACGATGGAGAGTGGTAATGGTAACAACCTTTATGATTAAGTCACAAGTATGAAGACGTAAGGCACAATTGTTGCATTAGTGTATACAATTCAGAGAAGAGAATCTTGAAAGTATGGGGGGACAAACAAGGGCGTGGTGGGTGGAGATCTAGGAGGAATAGGTAGGGGACATATATAGGGCATTAAATTCATCAAAGTTCACGATAAAGCGGTATTGGCATTATTAGCCAGTCATCACCAGATAGTGAGTAGTGTGTGGGGAATTATATATCAAGCGGTAGATAAAGGTGGCTCTGCTTCGTAAAAAGATGTCCAAGGAGTCCACACAGCATGAAATTGTATTGGGGTATCGTTAAGAGTGGCAGTAATGCTTTCTAGGCAGTATGATGACCATATAGAGTTTATGGttgcagtgagggagggggaagtTGCGCTCTTCCAGTGCGAAGCAATCAGACAGCTGTCTAATTAATTTTTGAGTTGGGCGAGGAATATTAGGAATTGGTCTAGAAAGTATAGGGAAGAGAGGTGAGTCAGGCATTTGTATATCTGTGGTGGAGAATATTAACCCATGAACCTGTtgccagtatcatcatcatcgtttatttatatagcgccactaattccgtagcgctgtactcattcacatcagtccctgccccattggagcttacagtctaaattccctaatatagacacacactcacacacagacatagagggatagactagggtcaattttgattgcagccaattaacctaccagtatgttgttttttggagtgtgggaggaaaccggagcacccggaggaaacccacgcaaacacagggagaagatacaaactccacacagataaggccatggtcgggaatcgaactcatgaccccagtgctgcgaggcagaagtgctaaccactaggccactgtgctgccagtaTGAAGTTATcttaggacaggaccaccaagCGTGCAGTTCATCTGTAAAAAGTAAATAACTCCTATAAAGTCAGACCTCTCTAAGAGAGGAAAAAATAGGAGATTGATATTACACTTGTGGATGAGAAAATGTATGAGTTTCAAATATAATTGGATATCTGCTGTGAAGATTAAATCAGAAGAAAGATTGCAGTTGTTTAGGTTTAAGAGTTAGCACAGTTtgctttatgatttttttttgtttctttaaatggAACACTAGGAAAAAGAGGAAGTGATAAACCTCTACTAAGAAGAAAGCACACATCACTTTAAAAGgacattgttttaatatatgcCTACAGACGCATCACCTTGAtgaagcccaatcttgtctgatcttggaagctaagcaggattgggctgggttagtacttggatgggagaccacctgggaataccaagcgCTGTAGGCTAAAGTATAATTAATGAAATTCTATTGTTATTGCATTGTATAATGTACCAATATTGCACAGTACCCTTTATTTGTTTTTGGGCCATTAAAAAGCagccaggtgggggcagttgtaatactttgtaacTGTTGGAGGTTATCACCGACACCTGTCAGGACTGGTCAGGCTGGTGGTCAGTGATCTAACACACAccgctggctgtagtgctcacatagcgtatgttctaataggagaaacaatggtttattctattataataggactctgtggGGCTCCAAGAGCcgtgtggcaagtaaaaacacCCAGGTGGAACAGCCATAAAAAAGATGCTGGGTGGAACACTGTagcagtaaatatataaatgtttttgttttgtattgccACAAACACATGGCATATAGTTGCAATAATTTGTGAATTAGTTGGCACcgcaggctatatatatatatatatatatatatatatatatatatatatatatatatatggttgcagtgagggagggggacGTTGCATGTGtgttgtgtatataaataaatatatatatatatataaataattttagtcTCTGTTTTAGACTGTTTCAGCATTTGCCCCCATTTGTAATCCTATTCAATGTCCATGGGGTCAGAAAGCTTTCAGTGGATACTTGGGATCAGACGTCAGTAAATGGGAGGTgagtttatgcaaaatatggatattttaaaaagtttcttTATTTCCATGATTATGGTTTCAGAAGACTGTGTACTCATTCTTAGATTTTACTTTGTTTATAATGTCTTTATTCTCCTTTTGTAAATTTAACAGATAGAAGCAAAATTCAGCACGTGTACATTAAACATTGGCATAGCATCCGTATGCAGATAAACTGTACTTTCTAGGTTATCAGATTGTCTCCAGTTGTAAAATAATGTATACAGTGTAAAGAAAAACAAGGGAAGGGGAAGCAAGTCTGAAAGCTTCTCTCTTCCTCCAAAGGTGGGGTGGGTGAGAAAGGGGGATGAAAAGAGGACaaatggaaggggggggggggtgaggcaaGGGGAATAGGGGATATTGGTGAAGGGTCAGGCAGAGATTATTAAAGTCACGAATGACAACAAGACTTGCCATAAAATGAAGACCAAATTCTAAAAACACTATGGAGCTCAGGGACCAAATTATTTATCAGAACTACTTGCATTGTCAGTCCCTCCTAATTCTTTCAGTTCCAAGCAAATTGTTATCGCTCTGCATAGCCCATGTGTAGGATAAGTTTACCTTGAGCTGGTTGTGAGATTTGATGGGTTTGTTTAGCAATAGGACTATTGCATCATATTGAATATCTACCTACATAACTAGTTTTACTAGGTCTAGTAATTTATACCAGTAGACTTAGGTGCAAGAAATGTGATTGTGACGAGGCAGATCTATATAATTCttgtaagagcaaataaacaacatcatcatcaacatttagttatatagcgccagcaggttctgtagcgctttacaattgggaacaaactgtaataaagcaatactgctcacaagcttacaatctatggataatAATGTCTCCGTCCATAAGTGCAGCCGGAAAAATCTTACTGAGGACAGGTGCTTGCCCAGTGTTGGGAGAGTAGATACTTACTGAAGGGACTGGAAATGCATTAATTGTCAGGGAATGCAAAGCACACTTAGATATGCAGATAGCTTCATACAAAAATCTGCTTCTTGAATTTTTATTATTTCGTAGGTGTTAGATAATCAAAACAGAGAAGTTAAACTGTTTTCACCAGCATATTTTTCCATTGGAGTACCCTACAAAAATGAAGGAATTGGCTATATCTCCATTAAATATCACCGACATTTTccattttgcttttgttttttctttatctgAAAGTCATATGATGCTACTCATCTGGTGAAGTCGTATTCTGGATTGCAGCTAGACATACTAATCGACCAGGGGAAAGATGACCAGTTCCTCTCTGCAGGGCAGCTGTTGCCAGACaattttattgcagcatgtactgAACAGAAAATTCCTGTGGTGTTTAGACTGCAAGAGGCAAGTATTGTTAATACACGTTTAAACAAATCTAATGTTTGTaggtgtttaaaaatatataccgtatatactcgagtataagtcgacccgaatataagccgaggtacctaattttaccacaaaaaactggtaaaacttattgactcgagtataagcctagggtgggaaatgcagcagctactggtaatttttttttagatttattcattattatgtttttaatttacatctgtatatgcatttttatatcatgtgtgtttttcagtttattgctattttgtcattttgatgtatgctttcaccccctatgtacattgttgtggaaaataagaatatgtatacacataaaatacaaataaattattaagtgtGTAAATTGTGAAATTTGAAAATCTATTACTTGCAGTTTGGTGGGGTTGTCAGTTGTCAGGACTTGAGTTCCAGGGTCACTCTCACACGTTTGGGGCCACTATTGCACTCCTTTGGGACGTACGGCATCATATTTGCCACAGCCTCTATTATATGTGCATCCTCCTGGAGCCCATATTGTCTTAGCTCTTCCTTGATACACATCTTCACATGCCGGCGCTCCAGTGGCAGAAAGGGGATGAAGAAATCAACTATGTTCTGGTCAATGAGGCTGCTGTGAAAGAATGCACCTTTTTTGTTGTAAAGTGCTAGAGAGATTTCAGGCTGCAGATCCTGTAacttcatctcctccctgtctttCCCCATTTTCAAGTTCTCAGGCACCTTTGTGTTTATCAGGTTGCCATAATCATTGCTGCTGAAAAATGAAGATCGCTTTAAGGTAAGACactccgttaaaaaaaaaaaatagagagagattttttcagccttttccttcctccgcagtggaacgcatatgcgttccaccaacaggaagttcggcatttggaacgcaagtttgcgttccaaatgccgaacttcctgtcagtggaacgcatatgcgttccactgcggaggaaggaaaaggctgaaaaaatctctctctattttttttttttaacggagtGTCTTACCTTAAAGCGGAACTGAACAACTGAGGGACCGgccaccaggtaagttcacccgtgtataagccgagggggctttttcagcatacaaaaatgtgctgaaaaactcggcttatacacgggtatatacggtatattgcAGAAAATGCAATGTATAAAGTGAACGATTAAAGGTTTCTCAATACATTCTAAAATGAAATTAATGAACTGTGTAATAATACTTGTCACTTTTATTGTTTCTTTTGTAGTTTTGATGATATTTCATGCTTTATGATGCATGTTTAAATTTTGCTACCCTGAATGTATCATTGCTATGTAGTGGTttcttatatgtattttattatctcCTTTACAGGGATATGATCACAGCTACTTTTTCATTACCACATTTATAAATGATCACATCAAACATCATGCAAAATATCTAAATGCCTGAGATTATCAGAGGAATACATTTGGTCCAGAATATAAATCGacattcaattctttattcacatttctataaaaaaatcacaatgtTATTGCTGTTTCAAACTATTGCAAATAAAGATAGATGTCTATACGGTCTAATTTGTATTTTGTTAccatatcacatatatatatatatatatatatatatatatatatatatatatatatatatatatatataaaatcacagtcCTGGAATTCTTAAAGGGCATCTCAAATGGTCCTTCAACCATCATTATATCATcattatatacacaaacatacattgCCGATATCCTGGGATTCTTGCCCAAAGgactcaaaaaaaataataataaaaaggcatattcacatttgcttatttttcttttcttgttatatgtattatatatttagcgCCACTGTAGTAACTTTATAGGCAAGGGGTGGCCAGGCCAGtcagtcagagaccaagagccaaaaaatatctatatgtaCTGCAAAGTGCCAATTTAACCTGTTATGtgtacatatacccagtatacaCACacgtaacacacacatacattgaaaatcaTTTACAATATCTCGCTAAGCGAAAAAGGAAATATCCAACCTTGTCAAAATGTTCACAATGATCATCAAATCAGCACATCTCTGCACTGCACAGCTCTTACCACGCTACTGTGTCCagcagaggagggttcaaaggattATTTATAATATCTTCACAGTAATTTGCATTGCTatcattattgtagatttgtaaggtgccacagcgCTCCACAGTCTGGAAAACAGGATATATATGAAACAAGGACataaaaggcagacaaaataaatgcagacatgaaaacaaagggtttggAGGACTCTGCTAAGTGGAGATAAGGTaagtgagagatggttaccagagatgaaacaaggcgcaggtcagaggtagatttaagaAGATGGAAGGTAAAGGAGTTTGATtcgagatgtatgaaggggtggtattGTTGGGGGCTTTGTGGGTAAGCGTatgtaagtaatttgaattggattctggaggacatatagagccagtgtagggaattGTAAAGTGGTGCAggagatgtggagcggtgagagaggaagatcaatcttgcagcagcatttaggatggattgaagtgtggatatataggtgtccggaataccagatagcaggaggttgcagtagtgaaGACGGAAGATGAGAGAATGGGTAagtgttttggtagcatgttgagtaagaaaagggagtATTCTGTCTCTGTTTTGGCTAAGCTTTTgttaagctttaggtagcattgggacatccatgtggagattgcTGAAAGACAGTTGactacacaagatagtacagaagggggggagaggtcaggggaagagatatagctttgggtgtcatcagtgtagaggtggtactggaggccgaatgagcaaattagtgctccaagaaaagatttgtacaatgaaaaaagtaaagggcaaagaacagagccttgtgggactcaagagatagtgggagtggagggaaggatgtgccagaggtagaaacactaaagggaGCGGTATAtgtccaatggagtgaagggtgtgtaggacaAGAGGGTGATCaatagtgtcaaaagcagcaaagaagtccaggagaatgagtatggagaaatgacccttagactttgcagtaaataGATCATCAATCAcgtttgtgagagcagtttcagtggcaTGTTAGGGAAGGAAGTCTGATTGCAGAGACTAAAATGGAGTgaggagaaaaagtgagacaggcatttttACACAAATCGCTTAAGTAGTTTAgagacaaaggggaggagagaaatggaGCGGAGactggatcaagagatggtttctttagaattggtgagatgagcttctgtttaaaggaggatggaaatgtgccagtggggagagacaggttgaagaggtcagcatatatataatttatagtggaggaaatctgcataggaacaagatttccttCAGTGGTACTGTGTAGTGCGGGAGCACTTGTGCAGTTAGCTGGTCtgtttagtgtgccatggttggggtttggatcgccAGAGACTGTATGtgatagctggagctgcattgtctagagcTGAAGTGAGTGTTGTTTTCGTaaagatgagaagtggattgggttaagagtatttaggtgtgtacatgtggatttgggtACAGGGGACAGGGTATGAGGTAAGGTTAGGCTGAAGGAaaagaggttgtggtcagagTGTGGGAATGCTAAGTTGATGAAACTAGAGATAGAGCAGTAGCTGAAGAAGACAAGGGCAAGGAAGTGTCCATCACAGTAGGTTGGATATGAtttccattgggagagaccaaaggagcaagaaagtgaaagaagtttagtggcagaagaaaccgtgggattatcaatgggaatgttgaaatctgtAGAGGATAAAATAGAGAGTGTGGACTTCATATGAAGTAAATGAGAGTGAGGaatcagagggtatgacttgtgCACACTACACTCCTTTTCCTTGTCTGATTTGATTGGCTGCGActtccctgcattgtgcagagtagGTTATAAAACATGGTTGTTCTCGGTCAGTCGAGTAGCTGAATGTTTTCCAATCTGCCCTGCTGGTGCATGGAACACTATACTTCGTTGATGCTCCCGGCCAGGAGACACATTTTAAAGGTCAAAGAGCCACATGCGGCTGTAGAGCCACGGGTTGGCCATTGCTCTCATTGACCTAAAAAAAAAACTCTAGACATTGCAGGTCAGAACACCCTTGATCATTATAATAATAACTAAGCGTCTTTTTGAAAATCTATACATTATTTTAAAGTCAGGTGAAACCAATGGCATAAGGGCAAGGGCTTCAGAAACTATGTTTGCCTTTCTTAAGTGAGACAGTAATCCTGTAAATAAGTttgcttattttttattgtattaagaACCACCCTATAGGCCTTGACAAAGCTTAGCAgagtgaaacgcgcgttggcgttacACGTGCTGCTTCTCCCTTGtttctaatatattattatacagtttGGGATGCTGGAGGGCTGAGCAGTTTTTATAGTGTGGCTACTTAGATTAGCCGATATCATAGGCTTCAATTAGAAATTTAATAGCAGTACCAGTATAGGACTAGCGGCTGATGGCACTCACAGTCTGCTATTTCTTCTCTCTGAGTAATACAGTTTGAGCAATTTAGGATACACTTTCATATTCTACCTCAAATGAAAGATAAGGGATGCATATAACTATTGGACATTTGTTATTAAAATCTATGATTAAGATCACTACAATCTAATTGGGGATCGTTTTCTTATGTGTAATGTGATTCCTGACCCTTAAAGGGATATTTCCCCATATATAATCTTTGACTGGTGGGATCTGGAATTAATCCCACATTATAAATACCTGGAAAAATAAATGATTGGGGCATACAATAAGAACACATTATGATTCCTTACTCTCATTATATATAACAATCTAAGAGAGGATATTTTTGTATCACCAATCCCCAATTCAAGACACATATCTATGTATGACCAATACCCATTGGATTTGTGATCTAATCCTTTAATAAATATTGCTCAGCAGGGAGTCTATGATAACTCTCTAGTATACTCAGCACCCGTTTTGAATTGATAAAGATTATTAGAGAATCAGTACGTTTCGATAGTATATCTATCGATCTTAACAGTTATTATTTTTGGTTCATTGTGTcatatacttgtttttaatatttcactactcctAACCATATTCaagtaactatattttaattgacattaataaaattcatataagttttaaataatttcattatcctttgagtgccccagAGACACATAAGGTGCTTTTCAGttcttttttcaaattatttttattgtactgtatttcCTTATATTtcattcctatatatatatatatatatatatacacatacatattgctTCTATAGAAACCAGATGGCTGTGAGCATTTTTTTTGCTCTTTGTAGTGAAGCCAACCATAGTCTTGTACTGTTTTGGATGGTGAAGTGATGTATTGTTGGCACACTGGCAAAATACTCTGACCTGTTTTTTAGCATGTACACTTTATCTGACAATTTGTTTTTTACTCTGCCAAAGCCATCTTGCATTCTCTTTAAATGCAAATTACTGCTGCAATTAATTGTAATATTCTGCAATGTGGAGGGCTACATGGTGTTAATTACTAAAAAAAGAAGACAGTTGCAGGTTAAAACCATGACTTTATTTGGTCCATCATAATTTTTAAGTTAAATGCTCTTGAGATTACATGTGTTTTAGGATTGGAAAATATGGTGGGTGAGAACCAATTACTACTCACCTACCATATTTTCCAATGATATTGTCTTGGATATACACCCATACATAATAATCCATTTTAaagaaaggaggaaaaaaagcagtATATACTTTATGGGGCACTCTGGGATATAtagtagtaataaaataaatacttttttttattgctaacTCATTAAAAAATTATTCGTACTGTTTGTTTGGCTCCCTAACACTATGACATATATTTGAATTGAATGGCTGCGTTCTAGTGTAGGAAATATAATCTGCTGTTAGCGCATGGAGGTTATGAATGTGATTGATATTAGAGACACACTGCTTCCAATTGAATTCAATTATACCAATGAATTCTGCAGGGAGAAGCAATTGAATATATAATTTCAGTATATGTAAGAAAGCTGATTGAACAACCTTGCAGACCAGTTCTAAGGGACAAAGTGGTGGATTCTACTTGGCTGGACAGAAGAACTTTTACACAGACAAAATAAGGAGATCATCTGGTTTCTGACAACCAGAGTATAGATTATAAACACAGGCAATAAAGGCATTGCAGTTTGTGTTGCATTTTTATCttgcatttattttactttttatgcaCAAAAGCACAATTGAAttggtttgtttttaaaatttcaCTGGTGTCCAAGTAATC is a genomic window of Mixophyes fleayi isolate aMixFle1 chromosome 2, aMixFle1.hap1, whole genome shotgun sequence containing:
- the ESD gene encoding S-formylglutathione hydrolase isoform X4, whose protein sequence is MRFGIYLPPKAESAKCPVVYWLSGLTCTEQNFISKAAYHQAAAEHGLIVVAPDTSPRGCNIDGEEESWDFGTGAGFYVNSTEDPWKTNYRMYSYVVEELPHLINGNFPTDPDRISIFGHSMGGHGALICALKNPGKYKTVSAFAPICNPIQCPWGQKAFSGYLGSDVSKWESYDATHLVKSYSGLQLDILIDQGKDDQFLSAGQLLPDNFIAACTEQKIPVVFRLQEGYDHSYFFITTFINDHIKHHAKYLNA
- the ESD gene encoding S-formylglutathione hydrolase isoform X3 — protein: MALKQISSNKCFEGFQKVFEHDSTELKCKMRFGIYLPPKAESAKCPVVYWLSGLTCTEQNFISKAAYHQAAAEHGLIVVAPDTSPRGCNIDGEEESWDFGTGAGFYVNSTEDPWKTNYRMYSYVVEELPHLINGNFPTDPDRISIFGHSMGGHGALICALKNPGKYKTVSAFAPICNPIQCPWGQKAFSGYLGSDVSKWESYDATHLVKSYSGLQLDILIDQGKDDQFLSAGQLLPDNFIAACTEQKIPVVFRLQEGYDHSYFFITTFINDHIKHHAKYLNA
- the ESD gene encoding S-formylglutathione hydrolase isoform X1; its protein translation is MCLQKHKSVIKSAYSTVDRTLLNMALKQISSNKCFEGFQKVFEHDSTELKCKMRFGIYLPPKAESAKCPVVYWLSGLTCTEQNFISKAAYHQAAAEHGLIVVAPDTSPRGCNIDGEEESWDFGTGAGFYVNSTEDPWKTNYRMYSYVVEELPHLINGNFPTDPDRISIFGHSMGGHGALICALKNPGKYKTVSAFAPICNPIQCPWGQKAFSGYLGSDVSKWESYDATHLVKSYSGLQLDILIDQGKDDQFLSAGQLLPDNFIAACTEQKIPVVFRLQEGYDHSYFFITTFINDHIKHHAKYLNA